From a region of the Teredinibacter turnerae genome:
- a CDS encoding tetratricopeptide repeat protein gives MACTKRLLIIALATVLSACEMAGKKAVDSAADETEVQSESDGTEKIAALPNPYLAQSVDVPREAAAEFNRALAVMENGDWEKAEGMLFLLTETWPNLSGPWVNLGIAQAQQKKWQDAEASFTKAINVNPLNGDAYTHLGVLYREQGKFVEAETTYLKALEVWPHNPDALRNLGILYDLYMGKLAQALAQYQLLAKILPEENRKLKGWIIDLERRVEDAQPEAATE, from the coding sequence GTGGCTTGCACTAAGCGACTGTTAATTATTGCGCTGGCAACGGTGTTGTCCGCTTGTGAAATGGCCGGGAAAAAAGCGGTTGATTCGGCGGCGGACGAAACTGAGGTTCAGTCTGAATCGGATGGAACCGAAAAAATTGCCGCACTTCCTAACCCCTATTTAGCGCAGTCGGTGGATGTTCCTCGCGAAGCCGCCGCAGAGTTTAATCGTGCGCTGGCAGTGATGGAAAACGGCGACTGGGAAAAAGCCGAAGGTATGTTGTTTCTGTTGACCGAAACCTGGCCCAACTTGTCCGGGCCCTGGGTAAATTTAGGCATTGCGCAAGCACAACAGAAAAAATGGCAAGACGCTGAAGCAAGTTTTACAAAGGCGATTAATGTTAATCCCCTCAATGGCGACGCTTACACGCATCTCGGTGTGTTGTATCGGGAGCAGGGCAAGTTTGTCGAGGCTGAAACCACTTATCTTAAAGCGCTTGAGGTATGGCCGCACAACCCGGACGCGCTGCGTAACCTGGGTATTCTCTACGATCTCTATATGGGCAAGCTGGCACAGGCGTTAGCACAATATCAGCTTCTGGCGAAGATTTTGCCTGAAGAGAATCGTAAGCTTAAAGGTTGGATTATTGATTTGGAGCGTCGAGTTGAAGATGCTCAACCAGAGGCCGCCACAGAATGA